The Caulifigura coniformis genome includes a region encoding these proteins:
- a CDS encoding serine O-acetyltransferase, which yields MATDFRIKEELGQLTDRLVDSYLEHRSINYLGHCPLPNVADVVSIVSDVKELLFPGYRRRQHLHMGNVTYFVGDMIDSLHDRLTQQIARAVRYGSDTQHSDCCETEKLKDFEMEGQRQTVRFLESLPELRRLLATDVQAAFDGDPAASGLDEIIFCYPGLEAISSYRIAHQLFRQGVPLIPRMISEDAHKLTGIDIHPGAKIGPSFFIDHGTGVVIGATCEIGSRVKIYQGVTLGALSFAKDEDGNLVRGSKRHPTIDDDVVIYANATVLGGETTVGANCVVGASVSLTRTIPPYTVVTIEKPQLRFRDLQPKPEAG from the coding sequence ATGGCGACGGATTTCCGCATCAAGGAAGAACTCGGCCAACTCACCGACCGGCTCGTCGACAGCTATCTCGAGCACCGTTCGATCAACTATCTGGGGCATTGCCCGCTCCCGAACGTCGCGGATGTCGTGAGCATCGTCTCCGATGTGAAGGAACTCCTGTTCCCCGGCTACAGGCGGCGGCAGCATCTTCACATGGGCAACGTCACCTACTTCGTCGGTGACATGATCGATTCGCTCCACGACCGGCTGACGCAGCAGATCGCCCGCGCCGTCCGCTATGGCAGCGACACCCAGCACAGTGATTGCTGCGAAACCGAGAAGCTCAAAGATTTCGAAATGGAGGGACAGCGACAGACCGTCCGCTTCCTCGAATCGCTGCCCGAACTCCGGCGACTGCTGGCCACAGACGTCCAGGCCGCCTTCGACGGCGACCCGGCCGCCTCCGGACTCGACGAGATCATCTTCTGCTATCCCGGCCTCGAAGCCATCAGCAGCTACCGCATCGCCCACCAGTTGTTCCGTCAGGGAGTCCCGCTGATTCCCCGCATGATCTCGGAAGACGCCCACAAGCTGACCGGAATCGACATCCACCCTGGGGCGAAAATCGGCCCGTCCTTCTTCATCGACCACGGAACGGGCGTCGTCATCGGCGCGACGTGCGAGATCGGCTCGCGGGTGAAGATCTACCAGGGAGTCACTCTCGGGGCCCTGAGCTTCGCCAAGGATGAAGACGGAAATCTCGTTCGCGGCAGCAAACGGCATCCGACGATCGACGATGACGTCGTGATCTACGCGAACGCGACGGTCCTGGGGGGGGAGACGACTGTCGGCGCCAACTGCGTCGTCGGCGCCAGCGTGTCGCTGACCCGCACGATCCCGCCGTACACGGTGGTGACCATCGAGAAGCCCCAGCTTCGATTCCGGGACCTCCAGCCCAAGCCTGAAGCAGGTTGA
- the glpQ gene encoding glycerophosphodiester phosphodiesterase: protein MLAAWSRAADNRRPAIASRSTPRLSAVGDAPGDVDPAPFPNPLATTPSPIPSPSAAMKLILLAICLLSPASLHAGDHLVFAHRGASGYLPEHSLPAKAMAYAQGADYLEQDVVLTRDDVPIVLHDIHLDGVTDVASRFPDRKRADGRYFAIDFTLAEIRQLKATQRFDPKSGKPVSPKRFPLTGYTGHLHTLEEEIAFIQGLNFSTGRSVGLFTEIKKPTFHTNEGRDIARIVCDVLTRHGYGRDRESLCWIQCFEKTTLKRLREDLGWRGRLMMIYGAGRTGEDGSDYQALATSDGLKELAGFVEGVFPNQARVVTWDQAGHPSAGDFTRLAHEAGLRVISGVVRRDALPENCPSIDGLHEALFAVAGVDDVCTDFPDLSVQWLKRRE, encoded by the coding sequence GTGCTTGCCGCGTGGTCGCGGGCGGCCGACAATCGCCGGCCCGCAATCGCTTCCCGCAGCACACCGCGACTCTCCGCTGTGGGAGACGCCCCGGGCGATGTCGATCCCGCCCCGTTCCCCAACCCCCTGGCGACGACCCCTTCACCGATTCCGTCGCCGTCGGCAGCCATGAAACTCATCCTGCTCGCGATCTGCCTCCTCTCGCCCGCGTCGCTGCACGCCGGGGACCACCTGGTCTTCGCTCACCGCGGCGCGAGCGGCTACCTGCCCGAACACAGCCTTCCCGCCAAGGCGATGGCCTATGCGCAGGGCGCCGATTACCTCGAGCAGGACGTGGTTCTCACCAGGGACGACGTCCCGATTGTCCTTCACGACATCCACCTCGACGGCGTCACCGATGTGGCCAGCCGCTTTCCCGACCGCAAGCGCGCGGATGGCCGTTACTTTGCCATCGATTTCACGCTGGCGGAGATCCGGCAGCTCAAGGCGACCCAGCGTTTCGACCCGAAGTCGGGCAAGCCCGTTTCGCCGAAGCGGTTCCCGCTGACCGGCTACACCGGCCATCTCCACACGCTCGAAGAAGAAATCGCCTTCATCCAGGGGCTCAATTTCAGCACCGGGCGCAGCGTGGGACTGTTCACCGAGATCAAGAAGCCCACGTTTCACACGAACGAGGGGCGCGACATTGCGCGGATCGTGTGCGACGTGCTGACGCGGCATGGGTACGGCAGGGACCGGGAATCCCTCTGCTGGATTCAGTGCTTCGAGAAGACCACCCTCAAACGCCTCCGCGAGGACCTCGGCTGGCGCGGCCGGCTGATGATGATCTATGGGGCCGGACGGACCGGGGAGGATGGTTCGGACTACCAGGCCCTCGCCACCTCCGACGGACTGAAGGAACTCGCCGGTTTCGTGGAGGGAGTTTTTCCGAACCAGGCCCGTGTAGTCACCTGGGATCAGGCCGGGCATCCCAGCGCAGGCGACTTCACGCGCCTGGCCCACGAGGCCGGCCTGCGCGTGATTTCGGGCGTCGTCCGCCGCGACGCGCTCCCGGAGAACTGCCCGTCGATCGACGGGCTCCATGAAGCCCTGTTTGCGGTCGCGGGAGTCGACGACGTGTGCACCGACTTCCCCGATCTTTCGGTCCAATGGCTGAAGCGAAGAGAGTGA
- a CDS encoding NAD(P)/FAD-dependent oxidoreductase, translating into MDLKSPEPLWPVLNGLLASFPALEQDAHAEVAIIGAGITGALIADRLARAGLDVVVVDRREAAHGSTSASTCLLQYEIDTPLLELIQRHGERHAVQAYRLCSAAIDSTTEIVDGIAADTGDLCGIRKTPSCCFASTPEDVPALKEEALLRRQRGLDARYLSAGELQELFDFHPPGGLWSDHAAEVDGYRLTYRLLARAVSNGARVFDRTEITNFVHSPEGWNLATDRGAAIRARQLIVAAGYEATSLLPRGLVSLHSTFAIASQPLKQFDGWPERCLFWETARPYHYGRTTADGRVLFGGEDEPFRSPPARDALVGAKGLKLQTRFQALFPRIPIEVEYAWAGTFAETDDGLPFIGRHPDIPDAFFALGYGGNGIIYSVIAAQLLHDAIMRKSSPDAGLFAFGRMERR; encoded by the coding sequence GTGGATCTCAAGAGCCCTGAACCTCTCTGGCCAGTCCTGAACGGGCTGCTGGCGTCCTTTCCGGCACTCGAGCAGGACGCACATGCCGAGGTGGCCATCATCGGCGCGGGCATCACCGGCGCGCTCATCGCCGATCGGCTCGCACGGGCCGGTCTCGACGTCGTCGTGGTCGACCGCCGGGAAGCGGCCCACGGAAGCACAAGCGCCAGCACCTGCCTGCTGCAGTACGAAATCGATACGCCACTCCTGGAGTTGATCCAGCGACATGGCGAGCGTCACGCCGTGCAGGCCTACCGTCTCTGCTCCGCGGCGATCGATTCGACCACCGAAATCGTTGACGGGATCGCCGCAGACACGGGCGACTTGTGCGGTATCCGCAAGACGCCGAGCTGCTGTTTCGCGAGCACGCCGGAAGACGTCCCCGCACTGAAGGAGGAGGCGCTGTTGCGTCGGCAGCGGGGACTCGATGCCCGCTATCTGTCGGCCGGCGAACTCCAGGAACTGTTCGACTTCCACCCACCGGGAGGTCTCTGGTCCGATCATGCGGCGGAAGTGGATGGGTACCGTCTCACGTACCGGCTTTTGGCGCGGGCCGTGTCAAATGGGGCACGCGTTTTCGATCGGACGGAGATCACGAACTTTGTCCATTCGCCGGAAGGCTGGAACCTGGCGACGGATCGCGGCGCAGCAATCAGGGCAAGGCAGCTCATCGTGGCCGCAGGGTATGAGGCGACATCCCTGCTTCCGCGCGGGCTCGTGTCGCTGCACAGCACCTTCGCGATCGCGTCGCAGCCGCTGAAACAGTTCGACGGGTGGCCCGAGCGGTGTCTCTTCTGGGAAACGGCCCGGCCCTATCACTACGGACGAACGACGGCGGATGGGCGCGTGCTGTTCGGCGGGGAAGATGAGCCGTTTCGGTCTCCCCCCGCGCGCGACGCCCTGGTCGGCGCGAAGGGACTGAAGCTCCAGACCCGTTTCCAGGCTTTGTTCCCGCGCATACCGATCGAGGTCGAGTACGCGTGGGCCGGAACATTCGCCGAGACGGACGACGGTCTGCCATTCATCGGCCGCCATCCCGACATCCCCGACGCATTCTTTGCGCTGGGCTACGGAGGCAACGGGATCATCTACAGCGTGATCGCGGCGCAACTTCTGCACGACGCGATCATGCGAAAGAGCAGCCCTGATGCGGGACTGTTTGCATTCGGGCGAATGGAGCGAAGGTGA
- a CDS encoding outer membrane protein assembly factor BamB family protein has product MRLSHWLIPAALVTAGTAGLINCLAAAEKDSKDEDPTAMAAAEIKARAVKPSDWPQWGGWTHRNNTPDAKNVPIEWDVESGKNILWSAPLGSQTYGNVVVANGKVYIGTNNHHAWLKRYPKTVDLGVFLCFNEADGKFLWQHSSPKLPTGRVHDWPDQGICAAAYAEGDKVWYVTSRGEVACLDAEGFHDNENDGPFKQEDNENKDEADIIWKYDMMGQMGVSQHNMCNSSLICVDGVLFVCTSNGVDETHVNIPAPNAPSFFAMERDTGKVLWTDKSPGINILHGQWSSPAYGVMGGQKQVIFGGGDGYIYSFDPAGDGQGNAKLLWKFDCNPKASVYSVSGKSERNHIIGTPVIYKGLVYVGVGEDPEHGEGNGHLWCIDPTKRGDVSPELAQDKDGKPIPHRRLQAVDPKAGEKAVPNPDSAAVWHYVGFDKNKDGKLEFEEEMHRTCGTVVIKDDILYIADFSGLVHCLNALTGEQHWTHDMFAAAWSSPMLVEGKVYIGDEDGDVTIFKHGPEMEIIAEVNMGNSVYSTPVMANGVLYISNKSTLFAIGEKKD; this is encoded by the coding sequence ATGCGATTGTCCCACTGGCTCATTCCCGCGGCGCTCGTCACCGCTGGCACCGCTGGACTGATCAACTGTCTTGCCGCGGCTGAGAAGGACTCGAAGGACGAAGACCCGACCGCCATGGCGGCGGCGGAGATCAAGGCACGGGCCGTCAAGCCGTCGGACTGGCCGCAGTGGGGCGGCTGGACTCATCGCAACAATACGCCCGACGCGAAGAACGTCCCGATCGAATGGGACGTGGAAAGCGGGAAGAACATCCTGTGGTCGGCCCCGCTCGGCTCCCAGACCTACGGCAACGTCGTCGTGGCGAACGGCAAGGTCTACATCGGAACCAACAACCACCACGCCTGGCTGAAGCGATACCCCAAGACTGTCGACCTCGGCGTGTTCCTCTGCTTCAACGAAGCGGACGGCAAATTCCTGTGGCAGCATTCCAGCCCGAAGCTGCCCACCGGACGCGTCCACGACTGGCCCGATCAGGGAATCTGCGCCGCCGCTTATGCGGAAGGCGACAAGGTCTGGTACGTCACGAGCCGCGGTGAAGTCGCCTGCCTCGACGCCGAAGGTTTCCACGACAACGAAAACGACGGCCCCTTCAAGCAGGAAGACAACGAGAACAAGGACGAGGCCGACATCATCTGGAAGTATGACATGATGGGCCAGATGGGCGTCTCGCAGCACAACATGTGCAATTCGTCGCTGATCTGCGTCGACGGTGTGCTGTTCGTCTGCACCTCCAACGGCGTCGACGAAACCCACGTCAACATCCCGGCCCCGAACGCCCCGAGCTTCTTCGCCATGGAGCGCGACACGGGCAAGGTGCTGTGGACCGACAAGAGCCCTGGCATCAACATTCTGCATGGCCAGTGGTCCAGCCCCGCCTATGGCGTCATGGGGGGCCAGAAGCAGGTCATCTTCGGCGGCGGCGACGGCTACATCTACAGCTTCGACCCCGCCGGCGACGGCCAGGGAAATGCCAAACTGCTGTGGAAGTTCGACTGCAATCCGAAGGCCTCGGTCTACTCCGTCAGCGGAAAGTCAGAACGGAATCACATCATCGGCACGCCGGTGATCTACAAGGGCCTGGTCTACGTCGGCGTGGGTGAAGATCCCGAGCACGGCGAAGGCAACGGCCACCTGTGGTGCATCGACCCGACCAAACGCGGCGACGTCAGCCCCGAACTGGCCCAGGACAAGGACGGCAAGCCGATCCCGCACCGCCGCCTGCAGGCTGTCGACCCGAAGGCCGGTGAAAAAGCGGTTCCAAACCCCGACTCCGCCGCCGTCTGGCACTATGTCGGCTTCGACAAGAACAAGGACGGCAAGCTCGAGTTCGAAGAGGAGATGCACCGCACCTGCGGCACGGTCGTCATCAAGGATGACATCCTCTATATCGCCGACTTCAGCGGCCTGGTCCACTGCCTGAACGCCCTCACCGGCGAGCAGCACTGGACGCACGACATGTTCGCGGCCGCCTGGTCAAGCCCGATGCTCGTTGAAGGCAAGGTCTACATCGGCGATGAAGACGGCGACGTGACGATCTTCAAGCACGGTCCGGAAATGGAGATCATCGCCGAGGTGAACATGGGGAACAGCGTGTACAGCACCCCGGTGATGGCCAACGGCGTTCTCTACATCTCGAACAAGTCGACGCTGTTCGCCATTGGCGAGAAGAAAGACTGA
- a CDS encoding mandelate racemase/muconate lactonizing enzyme family protein — translation MRLVELTATHARIPLKRRIRHASHTRTDNDTLLIRARLDDGTIGWGEGLPREYVTGETIETAWEHFARFDFGAVLGGELDARNVLANVAGRLEMFTSTPLDRARRSSFGNAFRCAVELAVLDAVCRSLGRPLSAVFDAIPGAEPLRQNRDRAQYSGALSSTGPIRTLIGAGMFRYYGFEFCKVKVGKWPLIDPWNVRAIRHACGRKMDLRVDANEAWRPDDVERRVAALRPARISAVEQPVRHTDVERLATIRPRLGVDVILDESLCSTDDAQRAIDLGLCDIFNLRLSKCGGIVRTGALARMARAAGLEFQLGCQVGETGLLSAAGRHFACKIGPLRYVEGSFDRLLVAEPLIKEDITFRRGGWGARLEGPGLGVTVDLDAVRRVTIRENRRTLG, via the coding sequence GTGCGTCTCGTCGAACTCACCGCCACGCACGCACGCATTCCACTCAAGCGTCGCATCCGGCACGCCTCACACACGCGGACCGACAACGACACGCTGCTTATCCGGGCCCGACTTGACGATGGCACGATCGGCTGGGGGGAAGGCCTGCCCCGGGAGTACGTCACCGGGGAGACCATCGAAACGGCCTGGGAGCATTTCGCCCGATTCGACTTCGGCGCGGTCCTTGGAGGCGAACTCGACGCACGGAACGTCCTGGCAAATGTCGCCGGCCGGCTGGAAATGTTCACATCGACACCCCTCGATCGGGCTCGTCGATCCAGCTTTGGCAATGCGTTTCGCTGCGCCGTGGAACTGGCCGTCCTGGATGCCGTCTGCCGCAGCCTCGGCCGGCCGCTCTCGGCGGTATTCGATGCCATCCCCGGCGCCGAACCGCTGCGCCAGAATCGCGATCGGGCGCAATACAGCGGTGCCCTGTCTTCCACTGGTCCGATTCGCACCCTCATCGGAGCCGGAATGTTCCGGTACTACGGCTTCGAGTTCTGCAAAGTCAAAGTCGGAAAGTGGCCGCTGATCGATCCGTGGAATGTCCGCGCCATTCGGCATGCGTGCGGTCGGAAGATGGACCTCCGCGTCGACGCGAACGAGGCGTGGCGCCCTGATGACGTCGAGAGACGCGTCGCCGCACTTCGGCCCGCCCGAATTTCGGCCGTGGAACAGCCTGTCCGTCATACGGACGTCGAGAGACTCGCGACCATTCGTCCGCGACTCGGTGTCGATGTGATCCTCGATGAGTCGCTGTGCAGTACGGACGACGCCCAGCGCGCGATCGACCTGGGACTGTGCGACATCTTCAACCTCAGACTCTCGAAGTGCGGGGGAATCGTCAGAACGGGTGCCCTGGCGCGCATGGCGCGCGCGGCGGGGCTGGAATTCCAGCTCGGCTGCCAGGTCGGCGAGACCGGGTTGCTCTCCGCCGCGGGACGGCACTTCGCCTGTAAGATCGGCCCGCTGCGGTACGTCGAAGGAAGCTTCGACCGCCTGCTGGTGGCCGAGCCGCTGATCAAGGAGGACATCACCTTTCGCCGCGGGGGCTGGGGCGCCCGGCTCGAAGGCCCTGGCCTGGGGGTGACCGTCGACCTGGACGCCGTCCGGCGAGTGACCATTCGCGAGAATCGCCGAACGCTGGGTTAG
- a CDS encoding ATP-dependent Clp protease ATP-binding subunit, giving the protein MYERFTDRARKVMQLANQEAQRFNHEYIGTEHILLGLVKEGSGVAANVLKNLDVDLRKIRHEVENIVQSGPDMVTMGKLPQTPRAKKVIEYAMEEARNLNHNYVGTEHLLLGLLREQEGVAAQVLMNLGMKLEDVREEVLNLLGHGLEQGSESTERGTQKSEKQSGKSKTPALDSFGRDLTELARQGKLDPVIGRANEIERVTQILCRRQKNNPVLLGEAGVGKTAIVEGFAQLVIEGNVPEILRDRRIVVLDLAMMVAGTKYRGQFEERIKAVMNEVRRAKNVILFIDELHTLVGAGGAEGAIDASNVLKPALSRGEMQCIGATTLDEYRKYIEKDGALERRFQMVMVDPPSKDQAVEILKGLRDRYESHHRVQYTDDALEKSVELSSRYITGRCLPDKAIDVIDEAGARIRLKSMVRPPDLKELEEEMERLNTQKEEAVANQDFEKAAALRDSADKLKKKKESINKEWRQKSKEVDGVVDGEVISEVVAKMTGVPLTRLSSEDQVRLLEMEKELHKRVVSQDEAIKLVCKAVRRSRSGLKDPKRPTATFLFSGPTGVGKTLLAKTLAEFMFGEEDALVQIDMSEYQERHNISRLIGAPPGYVGYEEGGQLTEKIRRRPYSVVLLDEIEKAHPDVYNMLLQIMEEGHLTDSFGRKVDFKNVILIMTTNVGAQAIANKSFGFDVASDENASYDKMKKNVLAEVSRVFKPEFIGRLDEIVVFHKLTDENMKSIVEFEMSKVRERLKERGMTLILTDEAKQFVIEKARAVEGNREAEYGARPLRRAVEMYVEDPLAEELLRGEFQGKTVITVKVAEVGEEKRLEFTASAEEAAPEEELASAGA; this is encoded by the coding sequence ATGTACGAACGATTTACCGATCGAGCCCGGAAGGTCATGCAACTGGCCAACCAGGAAGCTCAGCGGTTCAACCACGAATACATCGGCACGGAACACATCCTGCTGGGTCTCGTGAAAGAGGGCTCGGGCGTCGCGGCCAACGTTCTGAAGAATCTGGACGTCGACCTCCGCAAGATCCGCCATGAGGTCGAGAACATCGTCCAGTCCGGTCCGGACATGGTCACGATGGGCAAGCTGCCGCAGACGCCTCGCGCCAAGAAGGTGATCGAGTACGCGATGGAAGAGGCGCGCAACCTCAACCACAACTACGTCGGCACCGAGCACCTTCTCCTCGGCCTCCTGCGCGAGCAGGAAGGTGTGGCCGCTCAGGTTCTCATGAATCTCGGCATGAAGCTCGAAGACGTCCGCGAGGAGGTTCTGAACCTGCTGGGGCATGGCCTCGAGCAGGGGAGCGAATCGACCGAACGGGGGACGCAGAAATCCGAGAAGCAGTCGGGCAAGAGCAAGACTCCGGCCCTCGACAGCTTCGGCCGCGACCTCACCGAACTCGCCCGCCAGGGCAAGCTCGATCCGGTCATCGGCCGCGCCAACGAGATCGAACGCGTGACGCAGATTCTCTGCCGTCGCCAGAAGAACAATCCGGTGCTCCTCGGTGAGGCGGGCGTCGGCAAGACGGCCATCGTCGAAGGCTTCGCCCAGCTCGTGATCGAAGGCAACGTTCCGGAGATCCTGCGGGATCGCCGGATCGTCGTGCTCGACCTCGCGATGATGGTCGCCGGCACGAAGTACCGCGGTCAGTTCGAAGAGCGGATCAAGGCCGTGATGAACGAAGTTCGTCGCGCCAAGAACGTGATCCTGTTTATCGACGAACTGCACACCCTCGTGGGCGCGGGCGGCGCGGAAGGGGCGATCGACGCCTCGAACGTGCTGAAGCCGGCCCTGAGCCGCGGCGAGATGCAGTGCATCGGAGCGACCACCCTCGACGAGTACCGCAAGTACATCGAGAAGGACGGCGCTCTCGAACGCCGCTTCCAGATGGTGATGGTCGATCCGCCGAGCAAGGACCAGGCGGTCGAGATCCTCAAGGGTCTGCGCGATCGTTACGAGAGCCACCACCGCGTCCAGTACACCGACGACGCCCTCGAGAAGTCGGTCGAGCTGTCGAGCCGCTACATCACCGGCCGCTGCCTGCCGGACAAGGCGATCGACGTGATTGACGAAGCGGGCGCCCGCATCCGGCTGAAGAGCATGGTCCGTCCGCCGGATCTGAAAGAGCTCGAAGAGGAAATGGAGCGGCTGAACACCCAGAAGGAAGAAGCCGTCGCCAATCAGGACTTCGAGAAGGCCGCGGCGCTGCGCGATTCGGCCGACAAGCTGAAGAAGAAGAAGGAGTCGATCAACAAGGAGTGGCGTCAGAAGTCGAAGGAAGTCGACGGAGTCGTCGACGGCGAGGTGATTTCGGAGGTCGTCGCCAAGATGACCGGCGTTCCGCTCACCCGGCTGTCGAGCGAAGACCAGGTTCGGCTGCTGGAGATGGAGAAGGAGCTGCACAAGCGGGTCGTTTCGCAGGACGAGGCGATCAAGCTGGTGTGCAAGGCGGTTCGCCGCAGCCGCAGCGGTCTGAAAGACCCGAAGCGTCCGACGGCGACGTTCCTGTTCTCCGGACCGACCGGCGTCGGCAAGACGCTGCTCGCGAAGACGCTCGCCGAATTCATGTTCGGCGAGGAAGACGCCCTCGTGCAGATCGACATGTCGGAGTACCAGGAGCGGCATAACATCAGCCGCCTCATTGGCGCCCCTCCGGGATATGTCGGCTATGAAGAAGGCGGCCAGTTGACGGAAAAGATCCGCCGCCGGCCGTACAGCGTGGTCCTGCTCGACGAAATCGAGAAGGCGCATCCCGACGTTTACAACATGCTTCTGCAGATCATGGAAGAAGGCCATCTGACCGACAGCTTCGGTCGGAAGGTCGACTTCAAGAACGTGATCCTGATCATGACGACGAACGTCGGCGCCCAGGCGATCGCCAACAAGTCGTTCGGGTTCGACGTCGCCAGCGACGAGAACGCGAGCTACGACAAGATGAAGAAGAACGTGCTGGCGGAAGTCAGCCGCGTTTTCAAGCCCGAGTTCATCGGCCGTCTTGATGAGATCGTCGTGTTCCACAAGCTGACCGACGAGAACATGAAGAGCATCGTCGAGTTCGAGATGTCGAAGGTGCGCGAGCGTCTGAAGGAACGGGGCATGACCCTCATCCTGACCGACGAAGCGAAGCAGTTCGTCATCGAGAAGGCCCGGGCCGTCGAAGGCAACCGCGAAGCCGAATACGGCGCGCGTCCGCTTCGTCGTGCCGTCGAGATGTACGTCGAAGACCCGCTGGCGGAGGAGCTTCTCCGCGGCGAGTTCCAGGGGAAGACGGTCATCACGGTCAAGGTCGCGGAAGTTGGCGAAGAAAAGCGTCTGGAGTTCACGGCCTCGGCCGAAGAAGCGGCTCCGGAAGAGGAACTGGCTTCAGCCGGCGCGTAA
- the ftsH gene encoding ATP-dependent zinc metalloprotease FtsH, with protein MSSVPPSGPKPPTATKPQSRSEDRETEARRTGPPVPMVLLLISIILLGWLWSQAAAIGTRVDYSFFWDQLTKQDNVKDVKIVNTTITGSWKNPPSNPDEATKARMPTLTPEFNTEMPVVPEDRDLIPELRRRNIKFDARTARPSVFVEAFAYSLPLLLVFGIIMWMMRRSSDPMSSGGMFGGFIRSPAKRFKPSDQKTTFDDVAGMENAKRELQEVVEFLKDPAKFQRLGAQIPKGVLLMGPPGTGKTLVARAVAGEAGVPFFSINGSEFIQMFVGVGASRVRDMFRAAKEQSPCILFIDEIDAVGRIRGGGIGGGHDEREQTLNQILSEMDGFNQSEAVIVIAATNRPDVLDPALLRPGRFDRHVTVDRPTREGRLGILKVHVRKVPLAENVDLERVAGSTIGFSGADLRNLVNEAALNATREGKTAVDRHDFEIAKDRIVMGAKREEILDDYEREMTAYHEAGHALIGWYTPEVDPVHKVTIVPRGRSLGVTEFQPEEDRYHIGERRLHAQLRIAMGGRAAEKLVFNEYSAGAEQDLKQATSIARKMVGRWGMSESVGPVAFVDAEENPFLGKEMHDQRHFSEKTAFAIDQEIQRFLSDAQESAIQLLREHRTELDKVSEALLKSEILDREALTLLIGPPKTRKYAPDKVVTVSPDQPVHT; from the coding sequence GTGAGTTCCGTCCCACCGAGCGGCCCCAAACCTCCCACAGCCACCAAGCCGCAATCCCGCTCGGAGGACCGCGAAACGGAAGCGCGCCGGACGGGCCCGCCCGTCCCGATGGTCCTGCTCCTGATCTCCATCATCCTTCTGGGATGGCTGTGGAGCCAGGCGGCCGCCATCGGCACGCGCGTCGACTACAGCTTCTTCTGGGATCAGCTCACCAAGCAGGACAACGTCAAGGACGTGAAGATCGTCAACACGACGATCACCGGCTCGTGGAAGAATCCTCCGTCCAACCCGGATGAGGCCACCAAGGCCCGGATGCCCACGCTCACGCCCGAATTCAACACCGAGATGCCCGTGGTCCCCGAGGACCGCGACCTGATCCCCGAACTCCGCAGGCGCAATATCAAGTTCGACGCACGCACGGCGCGGCCCAGCGTGTTCGTCGAAGCCTTCGCCTATTCGCTACCGCTGCTGCTCGTGTTCGGCATCATCATGTGGATGATGCGCCGATCGTCGGATCCCATGTCGTCCGGCGGCATGTTCGGCGGATTCATCCGCAGCCCCGCCAAGCGCTTCAAACCGTCCGACCAGAAGACCACCTTCGACGACGTCGCCGGCATGGAAAACGCCAAACGCGAACTCCAGGAAGTGGTGGAGTTCCTGAAGGACCCCGCCAAGTTCCAGCGGCTCGGCGCCCAGATTCCCAAGGGCGTGCTGCTCATGGGCCCTCCCGGAACCGGAAAGACGCTGGTGGCCCGTGCCGTCGCCGGCGAGGCGGGAGTTCCCTTCTTCTCGATCAACGGCAGCGAGTTCATCCAGATGTTCGTCGGCGTCGGCGCCAGCCGCGTCCGCGACATGTTCCGAGCCGCCAAGGAACAGTCCCCCTGCATCCTGTTCATCGACGAAATCGACGCCGTCGGACGCATCCGCGGCGGCGGCATCGGCGGTGGGCACGATGAACGCGAACAGACGCTCAACCAGATCCTCAGCGAAATGGACGGCTTCAACCAGTCCGAAGCCGTGATCGTCATCGCCGCGACGAACCGGCCTGACGTGCTCGACCCGGCCCTGCTCCGCCCGGGCCGGTTCGACCGCCACGTCACCGTCGACCGCCCGACCCGCGAAGGCCGCCTGGGCATCCTCAAGGTTCACGTCCGCAAAGTTCCGCTGGCCGAAAATGTCGATCTCGAACGTGTGGCCGGCAGCACCATCGGATTCTCCGGCGCTGACCTCCGGAATCTCGTCAACGAGGCCGCCCTCAACGCCACGCGCGAAGGCAAGACGGCCGTCGACCGCCACGACTTCGAGATCGCCAAGGACCGGATCGTGATGGGCGCCAAGCGCGAGGAAATCCTCGACGACTACGAGCGCGAAATGACCGCGTATCATGAGGCGGGGCACGCCCTCATCGGCTGGTATACGCCCGAGGTCGATCCCGTGCACAAGGTCACCATCGTTCCGCGCGGCCGGTCGCTGGGAGTCACCGAGTTCCAGCCCGAGGAAGATCGCTACCACATCGGCGAACGCCGGCTGCACGCGCAGCTTCGCATCGCCATGGGGGGCAGGGCGGCCGAGAAGCTGGTGTTCAACGAATACAGCGCCGGCGCCGAGCAGGACCTCAAGCAGGCGACTTCCATCGCCCGCAAGATGGTCGGGCGCTGGGGCATGAGCGAGTCAGTGGGCCCCGTCGCGTTCGTCGATGCCGAAGAAAATCCGTTCCTCGGCAAGGAAATGCACGACCAGCGCCACTTCAGCGAAAAGACCGCCTTTGCCATCGACCAGGAAATCCAGCGATTCCTGAGCGACGCCCAGGAGAGCGCCATCCAGCTGCTTCGCGAACATCGCACCGAACTCGATAAGGTTTCCGAGGCATTGCTGAAGTCGGAAATCCTCGACCGCGAAGCGCTCACGCTCCTGATCGGCCCCCCCAAGACGCGGAAATACGCCCCCGACAAGGTCGTCACCGTCTCACCCGACCAGCCGGTGCATACGTAA